The Candidatus Epulonipiscium sp. genome window below encodes:
- a CDS encoding MATE family efflux transporter, translated as MNTKKSFLQYVSANVMGMIGLSCYILADTFFVSKGLGADGLAALNLSIAIYSFISAAGLMIGIGGATRYSIHRARNEQDKANVFFTHSIKIGILFGIVFSLIGLLGSSTLSALLGANKGILDKTNIYLKTILIFSPCFILNNIFIAFIRNDNSPKLSMIAMLIGSISNVILDYIFIFPLNLGMFGAAFATGLAPIISMSILALHYIKKKNNFHFAKSKLKTADIVNICSLGVSSFVSEVASGIILIVFNLLILGIAGNIGVAAYGIVANLALVATAIFTGIAQGTQPLLSKNFGRGNYDNIKDLLLYAIYLSLGISLSLYVLIVIFNTSLVNIFNRDNIDILSKTAAYGLIIYFAGFFFAGVNIIISSVLSSINKAKSALVISVLRSGFLIIPLAIILSISFQMTGVWLSFVLSEMITLVAAIYLVKKNCFKYLYPSFAYDK; from the coding sequence ATGAATACAAAAAAGTCTTTTTTACAATATGTATCAGCAAATGTTATGGGGATGATTGGTCTTTCATGTTATATTTTAGCAGATACATTTTTTGTTTCTAAAGGATTAGGGGCAGATGGATTAGCTGCTCTTAATCTATCCATCGCTATCTATAGTTTTATTAGTGCTGCCGGACTTATGATTGGCATAGGTGGCGCTACAAGGTACTCTATCCATAGAGCCCGAAATGAGCAAGATAAAGCAAATGTATTTTTCACACATTCAATAAAAATTGGTATATTATTTGGTATTGTATTCTCCCTAATTGGCTTACTTGGCTCCTCAACCCTTAGTGCTTTATTGGGTGCCAATAAGGGTATCCTTGATAAAACAAATATTTACTTGAAAACTATTTTAATCTTTTCGCCCTGCTTTATTCTTAATAATATTTTCATTGCCTTTATTAGAAATGATAATAGTCCCAAACTATCTATGATTGCTATGTTAATAGGAAGTATATCAAATGTTATTTTAGACTATATTTTTATTTTCCCCCTTAATCTGGGTATGTTTGGGGCAGCCTTTGCCACAGGACTTGCCCCTATAATAAGTATGTCTATCTTAGCACTTCACTATATAAAAAAGAAAAACAATTTTCATTTTGCCAAGTCAAAATTAAAAACTGCAGATATTGTTAATATCTGCAGCCTAGGGGTATCCTCCTTTGTTTCTGAGGTTGCATCTGGAATTATTCTTATTGTATTTAATTTGCTTATCCTAGGTATCGCCGGAAATATAGGAGTAGCTGCCTATGGCATCGTGGCTAATTTGGCATTAGTAGCCACTGCTATTTTTACCGGAATCGCCCAAGGAACCCAACCCCTTTTAAGTAAAAATTTTGGTAGGGGGAATTATGATAACATCAAAGATTTACTCCTATATGCAATATATCTATCCCTTGGAATTTCACTATCTTTGTATGTTTTAATTGTGATTTTTAATACTTCATTGGTAAATATATTTAATAGAGACAATATAGATATATTATCTAAAACTGCTGCTTATGGACTAATTATTTATTTTGCCGGCTTCTTCTTTGCTGGGGTTAATATTATCATTTCTTCTGTACTAAGCTCCATAAACAAAGCAAAATCTGCCCTTGTTATATCAGTACTCCGCAGTGGCTTTCTCATTATTCCTTTGGCTATCATTCTATCTATTTCCTTTCAAATGACCGGTGTATGGCTTAGCTTCGTTCTATCGGAAATGATAACTTTGGTTGCAGCAATCTATCTAGTTAAAAAGAATTGTTTTAAATACCTATACCCTTCATTTGCCTATGATAAATAA
- the sufD gene encoding Fe-S cluster assembly protein SufD, whose product MEITKAMNKLPVATYRWLNVNEFNLNENINMEKSPYVKEYLRETINKDIIIKKINNAIDIKNYTGSLIGNELEYGVSKELAEHGENSYNTGIFAYVPEGIKAKDIIRLEYELDNENNLVVDKNIIIAGKDSKLTIIIDYSTLDYTKTLHNGITKIFAKEGSDITLIKIQRMNDKSYHFDSNIAYIDYGARVNYIQVEIGSKKAVTNYTNNLKDNGEAYIDSIYLGDGKREIDLNYLMNHRGKRSISNIQTRGALKDRAKKVFKGTIDFETGASKAVGCEEEYVLVFDKNVKTTSIPLLLCSEDDVRGQHAASIGKVDNEKLFYMMSRGFSKGEAMKIAVQASFNPIIDKIPLEHLRKIIDKEIHGRLLHGKI is encoded by the coding sequence TTGGAAATTACTAAAGCAATGAATAAACTCCCTGTTGCTACCTATAGGTGGCTTAATGTAAATGAGTTTAATCTAAACGAAAACATTAATATGGAAAAGAGTCCCTATGTGAAGGAGTATCTCAGGGAAACCATTAATAAGGATATAATCATTAAAAAAATTAACAATGCCATAGATATAAAAAATTATACAGGAAGCTTAATTGGGAATGAATTAGAATATGGAGTATCTAAAGAACTAGCAGAGCATGGGGAAAACTCCTATAATACGGGAATATTTGCATATGTTCCCGAAGGTATAAAAGCAAAAGATATCATTAGATTAGAGTATGAATTGGATAATGAAAACAATCTAGTTGTAGATAAAAACATTATAATAGCAGGGAAAGACTCTAAATTGACAATCATTATTGATTATTCTACATTAGATTATACGAAGACCCTTCATAACGGTATAACAAAAATTTTTGCAAAAGAAGGCTCCGATATAACTCTTATTAAGATACAAAGAATGAATGATAAGTCTTATCATTTTGATTCGAATATTGCCTATATCGATTATGGGGCAAGGGTAAATTATATACAAGTAGAAATAGGAAGTAAAAAGGCTGTAACCAATTATACTAACAATCTCAAAGATAATGGCGAGGCATATATAGATTCTATTTATCTAGGTGACGGGAAGAGAGAAATAGACTTAAACTATCTCATGAACCACAGGGGAAAAAGAAGTATAAGTAATATCCAAACAAGAGGAGCCCTTAAAGATAGGGCAAAAAAGGTATTTAAAGGTACTATTGATTTTGAGACTGGAGCTAGTAAAGCAGTAGGCTGTGAAGAAGAATATGTCCTAGTATTTGATAAAAATGTGAAAACAACATCTATACCCCTACTTCTTTGTTCCGAAGATGATGTTCGGGGTCAGCATGCAGCTAGCATAGGAAAGGTAGATAATGAAAAACTTTTTTATATGATGAGCCGTGGTTTTAGCAAAGGCGAAGCTATGAAGATTGCAGTACAAGCCTCCTTTAATCCTATTATTGATAAAATTCCTCTAGAACACTTAAGAAAAATTATAGATAAAGAAATACATGGGAGGTTGCTCCATGGAAAAATTTGA
- a CDS encoding SUF system NifU family Fe-S cluster assembly protein, protein MELDLIYTELIMEHSQSSHNKKRLDHADCTERGHNPSCGDDITLELRFDKDKIKEAAFTGSGCAISQASTSMMIDIIKDKSILEVINMADIFISMIKKEIINEDDLRILEDAIAFKNISNMPARVKCAVLSWHTLKEAIKGAN, encoded by the coding sequence ATGGAGCTTGATTTAATATACACCGAATTGATTATGGAACACAGCCAAAGCAGTCATAACAAAAAAAGGCTAGACCATGCTGATTGTACCGAGAGGGGTCATAATCCCAGTTGCGGAGATGATATAACCCTAGAACTTAGATTTGACAAAGATAAAATTAAAGAGGCAGCATTTACAGGAAGCGGTTGTGCTATTTCCCAAGCTTCAACCTCCATGATGATAGACATTATTAAGGATAAATCTATCTTGGAAGTCATTAATATGGCTGATATCTTTATATCTATGATAAAAAAAGAAATTATAAACGAAGATGATTTAAGAATCCTAGAAGATGCCATAGCCTTTAAAAATATTTCAAATATGCCAGCCAGGGTAAAATGTGCCGTTCTTTCATGGCATACCCTAAAGGAAGCTATAAAAGGAGCTAACTAA
- a CDS encoding 50S ribosomal protein L25 gives MSVNQITALKRTENGKKTRNQGFIPAVVYGRGITTETIKLDKNLLVNILKKCGEKAKLNLVIDEESRVAIIKDIDKKPITNEILHMDLQLVDNEEIVRWDIPIVYEGKEQLEAKRFLLVVNEPQIEVVGKVKDIPDSITVDIRQKNRNDIITIEDLNLHPEVSPIKPNETIVSVIK, from the coding sequence ATGTCTGTTAATCAAATTACTGCATTAAAAAGAACTGAGAATGGTAAAAAAACAAGAAACCAAGGATTCATACCAGCTGTTGTTTACGGTAGGGGCATAACCACTGAAACAATAAAATTAGATAAAAATCTTTTAGTTAATATCCTGAAAAAATGTGGTGAAAAAGCAAAGTTAAATCTAGTTATAGATGAAGAATCCAGGGTTGCAATCATAAAAGATATAGACAAAAAACCAATAACCAACGAAATCCTACATATGGATTTACAATTGGTTGATAATGAGGAAATAGTTCGTTGGGATATCCCTATTGTTTATGAAGGCAAAGAGCAACTTGAGGCAAAAAGATTCCTCTTGGTGGTTAATGAGCCGCAAATTGAGGTGGTTGGTAAGGTAAAAGATATACCCGATTCAATCACTGTGGACATAAGACAGAAAAATAGAAATGATATCATAACTATTGAAGACCTAAATCTTCACCCAGAAGTTAGCCCTATCAAACCTAATGAAACCATCGTTAGTGTTATAAAATAA
- a CDS encoding dCTP deaminase — protein MILSGKEIQNRIGKDIFIKPFNSNQLNPNSYNLRLHNELLVYEDNVLDMKKENKARSIIIPEDGMILEPNKLYLGRTKEYTRTENFIPMLEGRSSIGRLGLFIHVTAGFGDIGFSGYWTLEIHCIQPIKIYPNIEICQIYYHAIEGTYEKYKSGKYQNNTGIQPSLLYKDFEIK, from the coding sequence ATGATTTTATCGGGAAAAGAAATACAAAATAGGATTGGAAAAGATATATTTATAAAGCCTTTTAATTCAAATCAACTTAATCCCAACAGTTATAATCTAAGGCTTCATAACGAACTACTAGTCTATGAAGATAATGTGTTAGATATGAAAAAGGAAAATAAGGCAAGAAGTATCATAATCCCAGAAGACGGAATGATTTTAGAGCCCAACAAACTCTATCTTGGTAGAACCAAAGAATACACTAGGACAGAAAACTTTATCCCGATGCTTGAGGGGAGGTCTTCCATAGGAAGATTAGGACTCTTTATCCATGTCACAGCGGGCTTTGGAGATATTGGGTTTTCCGGATACTGGACTCTAGAAATTCACTGTATCCAACCCATTAAAATTTATCCTAATATCGAAATTTGTCAAATCTATTATCATGCCATAGAAGGGACCTACGAAAAATACAAAAGTGGCAAATACCAAAACAATACCGGTATCCAACCAAGCTTATTATATAAGGATTTCGAAATAAAATAA
- the ispG gene encoding flavodoxin-dependent (E)-4-hydroxy-3-methylbut-2-enyl-diphosphate synthase encodes MKSRKCKSMERIGTKKIKVGNTYVGGDASIKVQSMTNTDTRDIRTTVSQIWALEEAGCDIIRCAVPDMEASEALGGIIKQIKIPLVADIHFDYRLALKSIKNGVAALRINPGNIGNKDKVKAVVEAAKDKGIPIRIGVNSGSLQKDILESYGKVCPEALVDSALRHVDILEEFNFFDIAISVKSSDVMEMIESYRLLSKKVDYPLHLGVTESGTRRMGTIKSSVGIGALLAEGIGDTIRVSLTDDPVEEIKVGRDILKSLGLLEDGIEFISCPTCGRTQINLIEIAKEVEEKLAKVNKPIKVAVMGCAVNGPGEAKRADIGIAGGNGMGLIFKKGEIIKRVKEENLVDELLKEIEKL; translated from the coding sequence ATGAAAAGTAGGAAGTGTAAAAGCATGGAAAGAATAGGTACAAAAAAAATCAAAGTAGGAAATACCTATGTTGGCGGAGACGCTTCAATCAAAGTCCAGTCAATGACCAATACGGATACAAGGGATATTAGGACTACGGTTTCTCAAATATGGGCTTTGGAAGAAGCAGGATGTGATATTATAAGATGTGCAGTCCCCGATATGGAAGCCAGTGAGGCTTTAGGTGGAATTATTAAGCAAATAAAAATACCCCTAGTAGCAGATATACATTTTGATTATAGACTAGCCCTTAAATCTATCAAAAACGGAGTAGCCGCCCTTAGGATAAATCCAGGAAATATCGGAAATAAAGATAAGGTTAAAGCAGTTGTCGAGGCAGCTAAGGATAAGGGAATACCCATTAGAATAGGGGTAAATTCTGGTTCCCTTCAAAAAGATATTTTGGAGAGCTATGGAAAAGTATGCCCTGAAGCCTTAGTAGATAGCGCCCTAAGACATGTTGATATACTAGAAGAGTTTAACTTTTTTGATATTGCTATATCTGTTAAATCTTCAGATGTTATGGAAATGATAGAATCCTACAGGCTTCTATCCAAAAAAGTTGATTACCCCCTCCATCTAGGTGTTACCGAATCAGGAACTAGAAGGATGGGAACCATAAAATCTAGTGTCGGCATAGGTGCTCTTTTAGCCGAAGGCATAGGAGATACCATAAGAGTATCCCTTACCGATGACCCTGTAGAAGAAATCAAAGTAGGAAGAGATATCCTAAAGTCCTTAGGCCTTTTAGAAGATGGTATAGAATTTATTTCATGCCCTACCTGCGGCAGGACCCAAATCAACTTAATCGAAATAGCAAAAGAAGTAGAAGAAAAATTGGCAAAGGTGAATAAACCTATAAAAGTAGCAGTGATGGGATGTGCGGTAAATGGTCCTGGGGAAGCCAAAAGAGCAGACATCGGCATAGCTGGCGGCAATGGTATGGGGCTCATATTTAAAAAAGGTGAAATCATCAAAAGAGTAAAAGAAGAAAATCTAGTAGATGAACTACTAAAAGAAATCGAAAAGTTATAA
- a CDS encoding sodium-dependent transporter codes for MFKWIKKYSIIKKYIIFRRDFVVKEREKFSSRLGFILISAGCAIGLGNVWRFPYITGLYGGGIFVLIYFLFLIIFGLPIMVMEFSVGRASKKSIATSFDILEPKGSKWHFFKWFGMAGNYLLMMFYTTITGWMLAYLFFMIRGDFVGITSAEVETIFDNLTANAGASILWMIIACLLGFGVCSLGLQKGVEKVTKTMMLALLFIMSALVIRSVTLPNAGEGLKFYLLPHIDSIRENGLWSTIYAAMGQSFFTLSIGMGCMAIFGSYISQDRRLLGEGLSITILDTFVAIMAGLIIFPACFSFGVNPGSGPGLVFITLPNIFNHMPLGRIWGIGFFIFMVFAALSTVIAVFENIISFGMDLSNWSRKKSVLINLIAVIILSIPVALGFNIWSSFAPLGEGSTILDLEDFIVSNNILPLGSLVYVLFCVSRYGWGWDSFLGEANEGTGLKFPKWLRPYLTFVLPILVLAIFILGYIEKFA; via the coding sequence ATGTTTAAATGGATAAAGAAATACAGTATAATAAAGAAATATATTATATTTAGGAGGGATTTTGTGGTAAAAGAAAGGGAAAAATTTTCATCGCGGTTGGGATTCATTTTGATTTCTGCAGGCTGTGCTATAGGATTAGGTAATGTATGGAGATTCCCATATATTACGGGGTTATATGGTGGAGGAATTTTTGTATTAATTTATTTTTTGTTCCTTATAATATTTGGCTTACCCATCATGGTTATGGAATTTTCTGTTGGCCGTGCTAGCAAAAAAAGTATTGCTACGTCCTTTGATATTTTAGAGCCAAAGGGTAGCAAGTGGCATTTTTTCAAATGGTTTGGGATGGCGGGGAATTACTTGCTTATGATGTTTTATACCACCATTACGGGATGGATGTTGGCTTATCTTTTCTTTATGATCAGGGGAGATTTTGTAGGTATCACATCAGCAGAAGTAGAAACTATTTTTGACAATCTTACTGCAAATGCTGGGGCAAGCATCCTTTGGATGATTATTGCTTGTCTTTTGGGATTTGGAGTTTGTTCCTTAGGACTGCAAAAAGGAGTAGAAAAAGTGACCAAAACAATGATGTTGGCACTTTTATTTATAATGTCTGCCTTAGTAATTCGCTCTGTTACACTTCCTAATGCGGGGGAAGGGCTCAAATTTTACCTTTTACCTCATATTGATAGCATTAGGGAAAATGGACTTTGGTCAACAATTTATGCTGCCATGGGTCAATCTTTTTTTACTCTAAGTATTGGTATGGGCTGCATGGCTATATTTGGAAGCTATATTTCTCAAGATAGAAGATTACTTGGAGAAGGTCTAAGCATTACAATTCTTGATACTTTTGTAGCAATTATGGCAGGACTTATTATTTTCCCTGCATGCTTTTCTTTTGGTGTTAATCCCGGGAGCGGGCCTGGACTTGTTTTTATAACCCTACCCAATATATTCAACCATATGCCCCTTGGAAGGATTTGGGGAATAGGATTTTTCATATTCATGGTATTTGCAGCTTTATCTACGGTGATTGCAGTATTCGAAAATATTATTTCTTTTGGAATGGACCTTTCAAATTGGTCAAGAAAAAAATCAGTGCTAATCAACTTGATTGCAGTTATCATTTTATCTATACCAGTTGCCCTTGGGTTTAATATTTGGAGTAGCTTCGCACCCCTAGGGGAAGGCAGTACCATATTGGATCTAGAAGACTTCATTGTAAGTAATAATATCTTGCCTTTAGGTTCATTAGTGTATGTTTTGTTTTGTGTTAGCCGTTATGGTTGGGGTTGGGATAGTTTCCTTGGGGAAGCCAATGAAGGCACGGGATTAAAGTTTCCTAAATGGCTAAGGCCTTATTTAACATTTGTTTTACCTATACTAGTCCTAGCAATTTTCATCCTAGGTTATATAGAAAAGTTTGCTTAA
- a CDS encoding xanthine dehydrogenase → MIGFDFDYYKPNSIEEAQKAYKDLKSQGKVAIYYSGGTEIISKARVNQIHFDAIIDIKGIPECSIYGFKEDKLIIGAATTLTQISDSAFFPLLSQSCRNTADHTARDKITIGGNICGKIIYKEPLLPLLLSDGEAVISDGEGVKSVPLTQIFDKELQLEEGEFLIQITINKEYIFLPYINIKKTKQGKVDYPLVTVASIKKDNKIRIAFSGLCSYPFRLYEIEDNQNNINNEIKIEFNNIMDFLPSPIMEDILGTAEYRKFVTRNTLDEALEKLGGVLC, encoded by the coding sequence ATGATAGGATTTGATTTTGATTATTATAAACCCAATTCTATAGAAGAAGCCCAAAAGGCATATAAAGATTTGAAAAGCCAAGGAAAAGTTGCAATTTATTATTCAGGAGGCACAGAGATTATAAGTAAGGCTAGGGTAAATCAGATCCACTTTGATGCCATAATTGATATTAAGGGAATACCTGAATGCAGTATATATGGCTTTAAAGAAGATAAACTTATAATAGGCGCCGCCACCACTCTGACCCAAATATCAGATTCGGCATTTTTTCCACTGCTTAGCCAATCTTGCAGAAATACAGCTGACCATACAGCAAGGGATAAAATAACTATAGGGGGGAACATCTGTGGCAAGATTATCTATAAAGAGCCCCTTCTTCCTTTATTGTTATCAGACGGAGAGGCGGTTATTTCCGATGGAGAAGGAGTAAAATCCGTACCCCTTACACAGATTTTTGATAAAGAGCTACAACTTGAGGAGGGAGAATTTCTAATACAAATTACCATTAATAAGGAGTATATTTTCCTACCCTATATTAACATCAAAAAGACAAAGCAGGGAAAGGTCGATTATCCATTGGTTACAGTAGCTTCTATCAAAAAGGATAATAAAATAAGAATTGCCTTTAGTGGTTTATGTTCCTATCCCTTTAGATTATATGAAATAGAAGACAACCAAAACAATATAAACAATGAAATTAAGATAGAATTTAATAATATTATGGATTTTCTGCCCTCACCCATAATGGAGGATATATTAGGCACAGCTGAATACCGTAAATTTGTAACACGAAATACATTAGACGAAGCTTTAGAAAAACTGGGAGGAGTCTTATGTTAG
- a CDS encoding (2Fe-2S)-binding protein has protein sequence MLEIKGKSIIDININGTIKSVMVRPADTLLHVIRNQLGLTGAKNGCENGDCDGCTVLVDDWPVKSCLMLAVEAIGHKIVTIEGLKNEPIQNAFVEKFAIQCGYCTPGMIMNCHGLIKNFPNATGKIIEEWLESNLCRCTGYHEIREAIKSVINR, from the coding sequence ATGTTAGAGATAAAAGGTAAGAGTATAATCGATATTAACATAAATGGGACTATAAAAAGTGTAATGGTAAGGCCGGCAGATACACTTCTTCATGTGATTAGGAATCAACTAGGGCTTACAGGGGCTAAAAATGGATGCGAAAATGGAGATTGTGATGGCTGTACTGTATTGGTAGACGATTGGCCTGTAAAGTCATGCCTTATGCTTGCCGTTGAAGCAATAGGTCATAAGATAGTCACCATAGAGGGATTGAAAAATGAGCCTATACAAAATGCTTTTGTGGAGAAGTTTGCCATTCAATGTGGCTATTGTACCCCTGGGATGATTATGAATTGCCATGGATTGATTAAGAATTTTCCTAATGCTACTGGAAAAATAATAGAGGAGTGGCTAGAATCTAACCTCTGCAGGTGCACGGGCTATCATGAAATAAGAGAAGCTATTAAATCAGTCATAAATCGTTAA
- the ispH gene encoding 4-hydroxy-3-methylbut-2-enyl diphosphate reductase, with amino-acid sequence MDKEIIIAEHAGFCFGVKRAVEMTVNHEKIGGTDTYTLGPLIHNSDVINRLKDNDINPITNNEIESLSNKDNIVIRSHGVTKDTIDKIKKTGANMIDATCPFVSSIHKKAKRYHDLGYQIIIVGDKNHPEVIGINGWCDNTAIITKDGSDLNNLPDKVCIASQTTERLINYETVVNIVSKKCKEVIAFNTICNATKERQNSADEVSKRVDLMIVIGGKNSSNSKKLFEICSINCKNTIFIENSKELSKDIINQNDIRKIGITAGASTPDWVINDIINKIKNEK; translated from the coding sequence ATGGATAAAGAAATAATAATAGCAGAACATGCAGGGTTTTGTTTTGGGGTAAAAAGGGCTGTGGAGATGACAGTCAACCATGAAAAAATAGGGGGAACCGATACTTATACCCTAGGTCCTCTTATTCATAATAGTGATGTAATCAATCGCCTAAAAGATAATGATATTAATCCTATTACAAATAATGAAATAGAAAGTTTAAGTAATAAAGATAACATAGTAATAAGATCCCATGGAGTGACTAAGGATACCATAGATAAAATAAAAAAAACTGGCGCGAATATGATAGATGCTACTTGTCCCTTTGTCTCAAGTATTCATAAAAAGGCAAAAAGATACCATGATTTAGGTTATCAGATAATAATAGTAGGGGATAAGAACCACCCTGAGGTAATAGGGATTAATGGATGGTGTGATAATACTGCCATAATAACCAAGGATGGTAGTGATTTGAATAATCTTCCTGATAAGGTATGTATCGCTTCCCAAACCACAGAAAGATTAATTAATTATGAAACAGTAGTTAATATCGTCTCGAAAAAATGTAAAGAAGTAATAGCCTTTAACACTATATGTAATGCAACTAAAGAAAGACAAAATAGCGCTGATGAGGTTTCAAAAAGGGTTGACCTTATGATTGTTATCGGGGGTAAAAACAGCTCTAATAGCAAAAAATTATTTGAAATATGCAGTATTAATTGCAAGAACACTATTTTTATAGAAAATAGCAAAGAACTATCTAAAGATATAATAAATCAAAACGATATACGAAAGATAGGAATTACTGCAGGGGCATCCACCCCAGATTGGGTTATAAATGATATAATTAATAAGATAAAAAATGAAAAGTAG
- a CDS encoding DUF4358 domain-containing protein — protein MKKIISILGLMVLVVLTAVGCGTKTGKEASAPVSEIVDKIQGEKEWPILMDLDDTTLNEIYGIDLSLLEEYAVKIPMMNIKTNELAVIKVKDEAKVEEVKKNVEQRAEMVKQSFEHYLPDQYEIAKNYLLEVKGKYILFVIDEDADKAQEVFNSYFK, from the coding sequence GTGAAAAAAATAATATCAATTTTAGGATTAATGGTTTTAGTGGTTTTAACAGCAGTAGGGTGTGGCACAAAAACTGGTAAGGAAGCCAGTGCACCGGTATCCGAAATCGTCGATAAAATTCAGGGGGAGAAGGAATGGCCTATACTTATGGACCTAGATGATACGACCTTAAATGAAATTTATGGCATTGATTTAAGTTTATTGGAAGAATATGCGGTTAAAATCCCTATGATGAATATCAAAACCAATGAATTAGCGGTAATTAAAGTTAAAGATGAAGCAAAGGTTGAAGAGGTTAAGAAAAATGTTGAACAAAGAGCAGAAATGGTAAAGCAAAGCTTTGAACACTACTTGCCGGATCAATATGAAATTGCAAAAAATTATTTATTAGAAGTTAAGGGGAAGTATATTTTATTTGTTATCGATGAGGATGCCGACAAAGCACAGGAGGTATTTAACAGTTATTTTAAATAA